One Erythrobacter aureus DNA segment encodes these proteins:
- a CDS encoding type III pantothenate kinase, whose product MLLAADVGNTNVVFALIDGREIKARWRIATDPRRTGDEYAVWLLQLAEFQGFDKGDITQMIIGSVVPRAIHNLTVLSEKYLGITPLIAGQGSAQWGFELDIEQPSSLGADRALNTLAAHAKYDGDLVVVDFGTATTFDAVDFTGAYKGGIIAPGINLSLDALVGNTAKLPRIAIERPDNDSVIGRNTEDQMLIGVFWGYVGLIEGLISRMKHEIGRPAKVVATGGLAILFDENTALFDVVDTDLTLEGLAILAERAA is encoded by the coding sequence ATGTTGCTGGCAGCCGATGTGGGGAATACCAATGTCGTCTTCGCGCTGATCGACGGGCGCGAAATCAAGGCGCGCTGGCGCATCGCCACCGACCCGCGCAGGACCGGCGACGAATACGCGGTATGGCTGTTGCAGCTCGCCGAATTCCAGGGCTTCGACAAGGGCGATATCACCCAAATGATAATCGGTTCGGTTGTGCCGCGGGCGATCCACAACCTTACCGTCCTGTCGGAAAAGTACCTCGGCATAACGCCGCTGATCGCGGGACAAGGTAGCGCCCAGTGGGGTTTCGAACTCGATATCGAACAGCCCAGTTCGCTGGGCGCCGACCGGGCGCTCAATACACTTGCGGCCCATGCGAAATACGATGGCGACCTGGTTGTGGTCGATTTCGGAACAGCGACCACTTTCGACGCGGTCGACTTCACCGGAGCATATAAGGGCGGGATCATCGCACCGGGTATCAACCTCTCGCTCGATGCGCTGGTCGGCAATACCGCCAAGCTGCCGCGCATAGCGATCGAGCGACCCGACAATGACAGCGTGATCGGCCGCAATACCGAAGACCAGATGCTGATTGGCGTATTCTGGGGTTATGTGGGACTTATCGAAGGATTGATTTCCCGAATGAAGCACGAAATTGGCCGACCGGCAAAGGTGGTGGCGACCGGCGGATTGGCGATCCTGTTCGATGAAAACACCGCGCTTTTCGACGTGGTCGATACCGATCTGACGCTTGAAGGGCTTGCCATTCTTGCGGAGCGCGCAGCTTGA
- a CDS encoding NADH-quinone oxidoreductase subunit M, translated as MEFPILSLMLAVPMAGAIACLFLGAQAARMTALLATLVNLALGILLWVNFEIGGPQWQFVERAEIFAVFSYALGIDGIALMLIMLSVFLMPICILASWDAITKRVGEYMSAFLLMEVLMIGVFAAQDLYLFYIFFEAGLIPMYLIIGVWGGDNRIYASYKFFLYTLLGSVLMLIAMMWMVNQAGTTDIPTLLNYDFDPSAQTWLWLAFFASFAVKMPMWPVHTWLPDAHVQAPTAGSVILAGVLLKLGGYGFLRFSLPMFPEASGQFAWLVFFLSMVAVIYTSLVALVQNDMKKLIAYSSVAHMAIVTAGLFAFNVQGIEGAVLIMLGHGLVSGALFLCVGVIYDRLHTREIARYGGLSINMPKYALFFLLFTMASIGLPGTSNFVGEFLALAGIYKVSTLVTLVCTTGIILGAAYMLYLYRRVAFGEQKNADAAAMPDLNAREWAMLAPIAAAVLWMGVYPESFLAPMRQDIAALEARIARAAPDFDADNVIGTPREHNANYVAAAHGEEGAH; from the coding sequence ATGGAGTTTCCCATCCTTTCCCTGATGCTCGCCGTCCCGATGGCCGGCGCAATCGCCTGCCTTTTCCTCGGAGCACAGGCCGCGCGGATGACCGCGTTGCTGGCCACGCTGGTCAACCTTGCTCTCGGCATTCTCCTCTGGGTGAATTTCGAGATAGGCGGGCCGCAGTGGCAGTTCGTCGAGCGCGCCGAAATCTTCGCCGTCTTCAGCTACGCGCTCGGCATCGACGGTATAGCGCTGATGCTGATCATGCTCAGCGTGTTCCTGATGCCGATCTGCATTCTCGCCTCCTGGGACGCGATCACCAAGCGCGTGGGCGAATACATGAGCGCCTTCCTGCTGATGGAAGTGCTGATGATCGGCGTGTTCGCCGCGCAGGACCTCTACCTGTTCTACATCTTCTTCGAAGCCGGTCTGATCCCGATGTATCTGATCATCGGCGTGTGGGGCGGCGATAACCGTATCTACGCCTCGTATAAGTTCTTCCTCTACACGCTGCTCGGCTCGGTCCTGATGCTGATCGCGATGATGTGGATGGTGAACCAGGCGGGCACCACCGACATTCCGACTCTGCTGAACTACGATTTCGACCCGTCTGCGCAGACGTGGCTGTGGCTTGCCTTCTTCGCCAGCTTCGCGGTGAAGATGCCGATGTGGCCGGTCCATACCTGGCTGCCCGACGCACACGTTCAGGCGCCCACTGCCGGTTCGGTGATCCTCGCCGGCGTATTGCTGAAGCTCGGTGGTTACGGTTTCCTTCGCTTCAGCCTGCCGATGTTCCCCGAAGCGAGTGGGCAGTTTGCGTGGCTGGTGTTCTTCCTGTCGATGGTGGCAGTGATCTATACCTCGCTCGTGGCGCTGGTTCAGAACGACATGAAGAAACTGATCGCTTATTCCTCTGTCGCGCACATGGCGATCGTGACTGCTGGCCTGTTTGCCTTCAACGTGCAGGGCATAGAAGGCGCGGTGTTGATCATGTTGGGCCACGGCCTCGTCTCGGGCGCGTTGTTCCTGTGCGTTGGTGTGATCTATGATCGCCTGCACACCCGCGAGATTGCGCGCTATGGCGGCCTCAGCATCAACATGCCGAAATATGCGCTGTTCTTCCTGTTGTTCACCATGGCCAGCATCGGCCTGCCGGGGACCAGCAATTTCGTAGGCGAATTCCTCGCGCTGGCCGGGATCTACAAGGTTTCGACATTGGTAACGCTGGTCTGCACCACGGGTATCATCCTGGGCGCCGCCTATATGCTTTACCTCTATCGCCGCGTGGCCTTTGGCGAACAGAAGAACGCCGATGCGGCCGCCATGCCCGATCTCAACGCCCGTGAATGGGCCATGCTCGCCCCGATCGCAGCCGCCGTGTTGTGGATGGGTGTCTATCCGGAAAGCTTCCTTGCCCCCATGCGTCAGGACATTGCCGCACTCGAGGCGCGTATCGCGCGTGCCGCACCCGATTTCGACGCCGACAATGTGATCGGCACTCCGCGCGAGCATAACGCGAATTATGTCGCGGCGGCCCATGGTGAAGAGGGAGCGCACTGA
- the nuoK gene encoding NADH-quinone oxidoreductase subunit NuoK: MIGIEHYIVVSALLFVLGVLGIFLNRKNIIVILMAIELILLSVNLQLVAFSAFLGDLVGQVFAMFVLTVAAAEAAVGLAILVIYFRGRGTIAVDDVDRLKG, from the coding sequence GTGATCGGCATCGAACACTATATCGTCGTCAGCGCTCTGCTTTTCGTGCTGGGTGTGCTGGGCATCTTCCTGAACCGGAAGAACATCATCGTCATCCTGATGGCGATCGAACTCATACTGCTTAGCGTAAACCTGCAACTGGTGGCTTTCAGCGCCTTCCTCGGCGATCTCGTCGGACAGGTGTTCGCCATGTTCGTCCTGACGGTCGCTGCGGCAGAGGCGGCTGTCGGGCTGGCAATTCTTGTCATCTATTTCCGTGGCCGCGGCACGATCGCGGTCGACGATGTCGACCGGCTGAAGGGGTAA
- the nuoN gene encoding NADH-quinone oxidoreductase subunit NuoN, whose product MSYTSSLYLTGAEVGLSLLGLVLLLVSAWSGPKSGRLLTVITGAALLAAAVFSAHLFDRATGDVAGRAFGDLYRADAFGSFAKVLIYLATAAVLVVTPRFFAQVGGYRGEYPVLMLFNAVGMGMMVSASDLMTLYIGLEMSSLSSYILASFLRQDDRSAEAGLKYFVLGALASGIILYGVSLIYGFTGTTNYEGIRAAFDTDFSTGALFGVVFVLAGLAFKVSAVPFHMWTPDVYEGAPTPVTAFFASAPKVAAMGMLLRMAMDPFAGEVDSWRQIVIFAALASIVVGALGAIGQQNLKRLLAYSSINNVGFILIGLAAATPAGVAGALTYLTIYVAMVVGSFTALLMLRDPTGNNLETFADISGLSTRRPALAWSLLALMFSLAGIPPLFGFWGKFVVFQAAVQADLVALAAIGIAASVIGAFYYLKFIKVMFFDEPVREVEASSPMGHWAVLAICVAIISPLGYLLTIPLGEWTAQAAASFVAAM is encoded by the coding sequence ATGTCCTATACAAGCTCTCTTTACCTGACCGGGGCTGAGGTCGGGCTTTCGCTGCTTGGGCTCGTTCTTCTGCTCGTGAGTGCCTGGAGCGGTCCCAAGTCGGGACGTCTGCTGACGGTAATTACCGGAGCCGCGCTCCTCGCCGCTGCGGTGTTCAGCGCCCACCTTTTCGACCGCGCAACCGGTGACGTAGCAGGACGCGCCTTTGGCGATCTCTATCGCGCCGATGCTTTCGGCAGCTTCGCCAAGGTTCTGATCTATCTTGCGACCGCGGCTGTTCTCGTCGTGACACCGCGTTTCTTCGCGCAAGTCGGCGGGTATCGCGGCGAATACCCTGTGCTGATGCTTTTCAACGCGGTCGGCATGGGCATGATGGTGTCGGCCAGCGATCTGATGACGCTCTATATCGGCCTCGAAATGTCGAGCCTGTCGAGCTACATCCTCGCAAGCTTCCTGCGCCAGGATGACCGCTCCGCCGAAGCAGGGCTCAAATACTTCGTTCTCGGCGCGCTGGCTTCGGGCATCATCCTTTACGGCGTGAGCCTGATTTACGGCTTTACCGGCACGACCAATTACGAAGGAATCCGCGCCGCTTTCGACACCGATTTTTCGACCGGTGCGCTATTCGGCGTGGTTTTCGTGCTGGCGGGGCTGGCTTTCAAGGTGAGTGCCGTGCCGTTCCACATGTGGACGCCGGACGTGTACGAAGGCGCTCCGACACCCGTCACCGCTTTCTTCGCCAGTGCCCCGAAAGTCGCGGCAATGGGGATGTTGCTGCGAATGGCGATGGATCCCTTCGCGGGTGAAGTCGATAGCTGGCGGCAAATCGTGATCTTCGCCGCGCTGGCCTCGATCGTGGTCGGTGCGCTGGGCGCGATCGGCCAGCAGAACCTGAAACGCCTGCTTGCCTATTCGTCGATCAACAATGTCGGCTTTATCCTGATCGGTCTGGCAGCGGCCACTCCGGCGGGCGTGGCCGGTGCGTTGACTTATCTCACCATCTATGTGGCGATGGTGGTCGGCAGCTTCACGGCCCTGCTCATGCTGCGCGATCCGACGGGCAACAATCTGGAAACCTTCGCAGACATTTCCGGCCTGTCGACCAGGCGTCCCGCACTTGCCTGGTCACTGCTGGCCCTGATGTTCAGCCTTGCCGGCATTCCGCCGCTATTCGGCTTTTGGGGCAAGTTCGTGGTGTTCCAGGCCGCGGTGCAAGCCGATCTCGTCGCGCTGGCCGCCATCGGTATCGCAGCCAGCGTGATTGGCGCCTTCTACTACCTCAAGTTCATCAAGGTGATGTTCTTCGACGAGCCGGTGCGCGAAGTCGAAGCGAGCAGCCCGATGGGACACTGGGCGGTGTTGGCCATCTGTGTCGCGATCATTTCGCCGCTCGGCTACCTGCTGACCATCCCGCTGGGTGAGTGGACGGCGCAGGCGGCGGCGTCCTTCGTCGCCGCGATGTGA
- a CDS encoding biotin--[acetyl-CoA-carboxylase] ligase, translated as MIRFVTETGSTNSDLAAQLRAGETVAEGQWLVADRQLSGRGRQGRTWFDGRGNFMGSTAIHIAPRDPNPATLALVAGVAAYEAVSKVLADPSQLRLKWPNDLMLGKAKLAGILLEREGDAIIVGMGVNLAAAPELPDRKTIALSALGPVPDRDLFAHSLAREFDRELERWRTYGLDPLVRRWVAVAHPAGTSLVVQPPGEDRIEGSFAGLTADGALSLRLADGSTRAIHAGDVMLANEES; from the coding sequence GTGATCCGCTTCGTTACCGAGACCGGTTCCACCAATTCCGATCTCGCCGCGCAATTACGCGCGGGCGAAACGGTGGCCGAGGGACAGTGGCTGGTTGCCGACCGGCAGCTATCGGGGCGAGGGCGGCAGGGCCGTACCTGGTTCGATGGCCGGGGCAACTTCATGGGCTCCACCGCAATTCATATCGCCCCGCGCGATCCAAATCCCGCAACCCTTGCGCTGGTGGCGGGCGTCGCGGCCTACGAGGCGGTCTCGAAGGTACTCGCCGACCCCAGCCAGTTGCGCCTTAAATGGCCGAACGATCTCATGCTCGGCAAGGCGAAGCTTGCCGGCATCCTGCTCGAACGGGAAGGCGATGCGATCATTGTCGGCATGGGAGTGAACCTGGCGGCGGCACCCGAATTGCCCGATCGCAAGACAATCGCGCTGTCGGCGCTGGGGCCGGTGCCCGACCGCGACCTTTTCGCCCATTCGCTGGCCCGGGAATTCGATCGCGAGCTGGAGCGCTGGCGGACCTATGGACTCGACCCGCTCGTGCGCCGCTGGGTTGCGGTCGCACATCCTGCCGGAACATCGCTGGTCGTCCAGCCACCGGGCGAAGACCGGATAGAAGGAAGCTTCGCCGGTCTGACGGCCGATGGCGCGCTCTCGTTGCGCTTGGCCGATGGCTCCACCCGTGCCATCCATGCGGGCGATGTAATGCTCGCGAATGAGGAGAGTTGA
- a CDS encoding DUF1467 family protein has product MEWTSILAIYFLFFVFSAFVLLPFGVRTHDEAGIEKIPGQADSAPVEFRGGRLLLRAALLAALVTAVYVANYINGWITVEDLILWGPDAG; this is encoded by the coding sequence ATGGAATGGACCAGCATTCTCGCGATCTATTTCCTGTTCTTCGTCTTCAGCGCCTTCGTGCTGCTTCCTTTCGGCGTGCGCACGCATGACGAGGCGGGTATCGAGAAGATCCCCGGCCAGGCCGACAGCGCACCGGTGGAATTCCGGGGCGGACGGCTGTTGTTGCGCGCGGCCTTGCTCGCCGCTCTCGTCACGGCGGTCTATGTGGCCAACTACATCAATGGCTGGATAACCGTCGAGGATCTGATCCTGTGGGGGCCGGATGCGGGGTGA
- the nuoI gene encoding NADH-quinone oxidoreductase subunit NuoI — MSVAHLIKSFTLWEFVKAHALTLKYFFKPKVTINYPFEKNPISPRFRGEHALRRYPNGEERCIACKLCEAVCPAQAITIESEPREDGSRRTTRYDIDMTKCIYCGFCQEACPVDAIVEGPNFEYATETREELLYDKAKLLANGDKWERAIAANLEADAPYR, encoded by the coding sequence ATGAGCGTCGCGCATCTGATCAAGTCGTTCACCCTGTGGGAGTTCGTGAAGGCACACGCCCTCACGCTGAAATACTTCTTCAAGCCCAAGGTGACGATCAACTACCCCTTCGAGAAGAACCCGATCAGCCCGCGTTTCCGCGGCGAACATGCGCTGCGCCGCTATCCCAACGGGGAAGAGCGCTGCATCGCTTGCAAGCTGTGCGAGGCCGTGTGCCCCGCGCAGGCGATCACGATCGAGAGCGAACCGCGCGAGGACGGCAGCCGCCGCACCACGCGCTACGATATCGACATGACTAAGTGCATCTATTGCGGTTTCTGTCAGGAAGCCTGCCCGGTCGATGCGATCGTCGAAGGGCCGAACTTCGAATACGCGACCGAAACGCGCGAGGAATTGCTGTACGACAAGGCGAAACTGCTGGCCAACGGGGACAAGTGGGAGCGTGCGATTGCCGCGAACCTTGAAGCCGACGCGCCCTATCGCTAA
- a CDS encoding NADH-quinone oxidoreductase subunit J: MIQIIAFYLFAALVIASAVMVIMARNPVHSVLWLILAFFNASGLMVLVGAEFIAMLLLIVYVGAVAVLFLFVVMMLDIDFAELRAGFIANFPLGIAIALILAAELIFGIGAYQAGQLDLGVADGLASPMLEASNTASIGALLYSDYVFLFEAAGIILLVAMVGAIVLTHRKHPGGRRGHQDIGKQNRRNPDEATVMRQPEVGKGVEL, encoded by the coding sequence ATGATTCAGATTATCGCCTTCTACCTGTTCGCTGCACTGGTCATCGCCAGCGCCGTCATGGTGATCATGGCGCGCAACCCGGTACATTCGGTGCTGTGGCTGATCCTCGCCTTCTTCAACGCCAGCGGCCTGATGGTGCTGGTCGGGGCGGAATTCATCGCGATGCTGCTACTGATTGTCTATGTCGGCGCGGTCGCGGTGCTGTTCTTGTTCGTTGTGATGATGCTCGACATCGATTTCGCCGAACTGCGCGCCGGATTCATCGCGAATTTTCCGCTCGGCATAGCCATCGCATTGATCCTGGCTGCCGAGCTGATTTTCGGCATCGGGGCCTACCAGGCGGGGCAGCTCGACCTTGGGGTCGCGGATGGGCTCGCATCGCCGATGCTCGAAGCTTCGAACACGGCCAGTATCGGGGCTTTGCTCTACAGCGACTACGTCTTCCTGTTCGAGGCTGCCGGTATCATCCTGCTCGTGGCCATGGTGGGGGCGATCGTTCTCACCCATCGCAAGCACCCCGGCGGCAGGCGCGGTCATCAGGATATCGGCAAGCAGAATCGTCGCAATCCCGATGAAGCGACCGTTATGAGACAGCCCGAAGTGGGCAAGGGGGTAGAGCTGTGA
- a CDS encoding ribonuclease J → MKKDFTPEDELLFLALGGSGEIGMNVNLYGCQGRWLMVDLGMTFSGDQYPGVDLVFADLEFIEDRADKLDAIVLTHAHEDHIGAVPYFAADLDVPIYATPFTAELVRRKLQEAGLVDQVEVHVISDDHGSFAIGPFEITYIPLAHSIAEGNALLIDTPHGRIFHTGDWKLDEDPIIGVPTTEEELTEIGDEGVLALVCDSTNVFNPAPSGSEGAVHKGLLEEVQRRAGKRVLVTTFASNVARLQTLGDVARETGRRICVAGRSLDRIIEVSQDNGYLLDFPEPLDFDTAMGLPRGELLILATGGQGEPRAALARIADENHPLELVSGDVVLFSSRQIPGNEISIGAVQNKLAARGITMVTDRQSMIHVSGHPGRPELEALYGWLRPDILVPVHGEMRHMQEQGRLGKANGIPDQVVQQNGDIVRLAPGAPGKVAEVRAGRLVLDGDIIVPADGEAIAMRRRIMREGVVIVALDGDLNPRLDSIGLPLDEDYGDFLAEAADDIRAAIAKLRGRDRRDEASIHEAARLAARRAAQRWSGKRPQVRVILPNL, encoded by the coding sequence TTGAAGAAGGACTTCACTCCCGAAGACGAACTGCTCTTCCTCGCGCTCGGAGGCTCGGGCGAGATCGGCATGAACGTCAACCTCTACGGATGCCAGGGTCGGTGGCTGATGGTCGATCTCGGCATGACGTTTTCGGGCGATCAATATCCTGGCGTCGATCTCGTCTTCGCCGATCTCGAATTCATCGAAGACCGCGCCGACAAGCTCGATGCGATCGTGCTGACCCACGCGCATGAAGACCATATCGGTGCGGTGCCCTATTTCGCGGCCGATCTCGATGTGCCGATCTATGCGACACCGTTCACTGCCGAGCTTGTCCGGCGGAAACTGCAGGAAGCCGGGCTGGTCGACCAGGTCGAGGTGCATGTCATTTCCGACGATCATGGCAGCTTTGCCATCGGTCCGTTCGAGATTACCTATATCCCGCTCGCCCACTCGATCGCGGAAGGCAATGCGCTGCTGATCGATACGCCGCATGGGCGCATCTTCCATACGGGCGACTGGAAACTCGATGAAGACCCGATCATCGGCGTGCCGACCACCGAAGAAGAGCTGACCGAAATCGGTGATGAGGGCGTGCTTGCGCTGGTCTGTGACAGCACCAATGTCTTCAATCCCGCACCCAGCGGATCGGAAGGGGCGGTGCACAAGGGGCTGCTCGAAGAGGTGCAGCGCCGCGCTGGCAAGCGCGTGCTGGTCACAACCTTCGCCAGCAATGTCGCGCGTTTGCAGACATTGGGCGATGTCGCGCGCGAAACCGGACGGCGGATATGTGTCGCCGGGCGGTCGCTCGATCGGATCATCGAAGTTTCGCAGGATAATGGCTATCTGCTGGACTTCCCCGAGCCGCTCGACTTCGACACCGCGATGGGCCTGCCGCGCGGCGAATTGCTGATCCTGGCCACGGGCGGGCAGGGCGAGCCGCGCGCGGCGCTTGCCCGGATTGCCGACGAGAACCACCCGCTCGAACTCGTAAGCGGCGATGTCGTTCTGTTCTCGAGCCGCCAGATCCCCGGCAACGAGATTTCGATCGGGGCGGTGCAGAACAAGCTGGCCGCGCGCGGAATCACCATGGTCACCGATCGCCAGAGCATGATCCATGTATCCGGCCATCCGGGACGCCCCGAACTGGAAGCGCTCTATGGGTGGCTGCGACCGGACATCCTCGTTCCCGTTCACGGGGAAATGCGACATATGCAGGAGCAGGGCAGGCTGGGTAAGGCCAATGGCATTCCCGATCAGGTCGTGCAGCAGAACGGCGATATCGTCCGCCTCGCGCCGGGCGCACCGGGCAAGGTGGCCGAAGTGCGGGCAGGCAGGCTCGTCCTCGATGGCGACATCATCGTTCCCGCCGATGGCGAGGCCATCGCCATGCGCCGCCGGATCATGCGCGAAGGCGTGGTCATCGTTGCGCTGGACGGCGATCTCAATCCGCGTCTCGACAGTATCGGCCTGCCGCTGGACGAGGATTACGGGGATTTTCTCGCGGAAGCGGCGGACGATATTCGTGCCGCGATAGCGAAGCTGCGCGGGCGCGACCGGCGCGACGAGGCGAGCATCCACGAGGCCGCGCGCCTCGCCGCCCGCCGCGCGGCCCAGCGCTGGTCGGGCAAACGCCCTCAGGTTCGCGTCATTCTGCCCAATCTGTAG
- the nuoL gene encoding NADH-quinone oxidoreductase subunit L, with protein sequence MHPILLIVFLPLLAAIVAGLTNKAAPSIFAKSITTGALFVSAALSWPIFLGFVGGTYEPTVVPVLKWVQSGTLTFDWALRVDTLTAVMLVVINTVSALVHLYSWGYMEEDPDQPRFFAYLSLFTFAMLMLVTADNLVQMFFGWEGVGLASYLLIGFWFRKPSANAAAIKAFVVNRVGDLGFMLGIFGTYLVFDTVSISEILAAAPGMSGATIGFLGYNVYTMDVLCILLFIGAMGKSAQLGLHTWLPDAMEGPTPVSALIHAATMVTAGVFMVVRLSPMFETAPIALGLVTFIGAATCIFAATVGTTQWDIKRVIAYSTCSQLGYMFFAAGVGAYGAAMFHLFTHAFFKALLFLGAGSVIHAMHHEQDMRYYGNLRKHIPLTFWAMMMGTLAITGVGIYHLGIGFAGFWSKDAIIEVAFARGTELGMFAFWMGVFAALLTSFYSWRLMFLTFWGKPRWIESEHIQHSVHKTPEEAGEDTTGGYHPHESPISMLVPLGVLSIGAVLAGQIFAPTFLDDAAFWGSSIFYNEPLIHAMHAVPYWVKYSALVVMLIGLFVAWLAYIKDTTIPGKTAEQLGPIYRFLYNKWYFDELYHYLFVVPAFWLGRQFWKLGDVGTIDRFGPNGVAWVVEKGAVGAKKFQTGYLYSYALVMLLGLVAAITWVLF encoded by the coding sequence GTGCATCCGATCCTTCTTATCGTCTTCCTGCCGCTGCTTGCGGCGATCGTTGCCGGCCTGACCAACAAGGCCGCGCCCAGCATATTCGCCAAGTCGATCACGACTGGTGCGCTGTTCGTCAGCGCCGCGCTGAGCTGGCCGATTTTTCTCGGCTTCGTCGGCGGCACCTACGAACCGACGGTCGTGCCGGTGCTCAAATGGGTGCAGTCGGGCACGCTGACCTTCGACTGGGCGCTGCGTGTCGACACGCTGACCGCTGTGATGCTGGTGGTCATCAACACCGTTTCGGCGCTCGTTCACCTGTATAGCTGGGGCTATATGGAAGAAGACCCGGACCAGCCGCGCTTCTTCGCCTACCTCTCGCTGTTTACCTTCGCCATGTTGATGCTGGTGACCGCCGACAATCTGGTCCAGATGTTCTTCGGTTGGGAAGGCGTGGGCCTTGCCAGCTACCTGCTCATCGGTTTCTGGTTCAGGAAGCCCAGCGCCAACGCCGCCGCGATCAAGGCCTTCGTGGTCAATCGCGTGGGCGACCTCGGCTTCATGCTCGGCATTTTCGGCACCTATCTGGTGTTCGACACGGTTTCGATCAGCGAGATCCTGGCGGCCGCGCCCGGCATGAGTGGGGCGACGATCGGTTTCCTTGGCTACAATGTCTACACGATGGATGTGCTGTGCATCCTGCTGTTCATCGGTGCGATGGGCAAATCCGCGCAGCTCGGCCTGCACACCTGGCTCCCCGATGCGATGGAAGGCCCGACGCCGGTTTCGGCACTGATTCACGCCGCGACGATGGTCACTGCCGGCGTGTTCATGGTTGTCCGGCTATCGCCCATGTTCGAAACAGCTCCTATCGCGCTTGGCCTGGTGACCTTTATCGGTGCCGCGACCTGTATCTTCGCGGCAACCGTCGGCACGACGCAGTGGGACATCAAGCGGGTCATCGCTTATTCGACCTGTTCGCAGCTGGGCTATATGTTCTTTGCCGCAGGCGTCGGTGCCTATGGCGCGGCCATGTTCCACCTGTTTACGCACGCCTTCTTCAAGGCGTTGCTGTTCCTTGGCGCGGGCTCGGTCATCCACGCGATGCACCACGAACAGGACATGCGCTATTACGGCAACCTGCGTAAGCATATCCCGCTGACTTTCTGGGCGATGATGATGGGCACGCTGGCGATTACCGGGGTGGGCATCTATCATCTCGGGATTGGGTTCGCCGGTTTCTGGTCGAAGGATGCGATCATCGAAGTCGCCTTTGCACGCGGCACGGAACTGGGCATGTTCGCCTTCTGGATGGGCGTGTTCGCCGCGCTGCTGACCAGCTTCTATAGCTGGCGCCTGATGTTCCTTACGTTCTGGGGCAAGCCGCGCTGGATCGAGAGCGAACACATCCAGCACAGCGTTCACAAGACGCCGGAAGAAGCGGGCGAGGACACCACTGGGGGCTATCACCCGCATGAAAGCCCGATTTCGATGCTTGTCCCACTTGGCGTTCTGTCGATCGGTGCCGTGTTGGCCGGGCAGATATTCGCGCCGACCTTCCTCGACGATGCGGCGTTCTGGGGCAGCTCGATCTTCTACAACGAGCCGTTGATCCATGCGATGCACGCGGTGCCCTACTGGGTGAAGTATTCGGCGCTGGTCGTCATGCTCATCGGTCTGTTCGTCGCCTGGCTGGCCTATATCAAGGACACCACTATTCCCGGTAAGACGGCCGAACAGCTCGGCCCGATCTACCGCTTCCTCTACAACAAGTGGTATTTCGACGAACTCTACCACTATCTCTTCGTGGTCCCGGCCTTCTGGCTTGGCCGCCAGTTCTGGAAACTCGGCGATGTCGGCACGATCGACCGCTTCGGCCCCAACGGCGTGGCCTGGGTGGTCGAGAAGGGCGCTGTCGGCGCCAAGAAGTTCCAGACCGGATATTTGTATAGCTATGCGCTGGTGATGCTTCTCGGGCTTGTCGCCGCGATCACCTGGGTGCTGTTCTGA